The Calditrichota bacterium genome segment GGCCGAAGAGAATTTTTCTTTGCCAGACACGCGCGCCCGGGGGGATTCCGGGACCCGATAAATGATAAAGCTGGATGCCAATCCCGTAATAACACCAAAGAAAATAATGGCTTGAAACGTGTGAATACTCTTGAAACGATCCAGCAGAAAGGCTATGGTCACCATCAGGATCAAAGAGAAGCTGTTAAAGGCCATCCATATTTTGGCAATAAAAGCCCCGCGATCCTGATCGGATGTAATTTCTCCGACCAGTGGCGTCATGGCCACCATTCCGATGCTCCGAAATGTAAAAAACAAAAAGGCCGCAATCAGAAGAAAATACAAACCAAGGGTTACGGAATATCTGGCCTGGATAAGCGGGACAAGAATCATCAAAGATGCACTCAAATTTCTTAGCGCCCAATTGATCCCATGGCTTCTCGCCGCTCCCCATTTGCCAATAGAGGTTTTGCCCAAAAGCATAAAGGGCATCGTGAAATAAAGGAAGGAGGTAATAATCGCCACATACGAATCGGATGCACCCAGCTTGATAGCGTAGAGAATTAGAATGCTCTCTGCCAGTGATGCGTAGGAGAGAGCATTGAGGCGCGTAAACCACAAATACAGATTTTGTCCCTTTTGTTTCAACAAGGGGCTCAGATCATTTGTATTTTTTCGCGAATAATGCGGAATTTTATTTACGTATTTTTCCATTTTTGCAGCCGAAAACACTATAAAAAAAGAGATCGCTCATTGCGATCTCTTTTTAAAAAGCTTGCCAATCCGGGATTAAATCAACTAAAATAATTTTTTTCTATTGTATGGTTTTCTACAACCCGTATTCATTTCTCAGCAATTTTAAAGCTTGCCCCAGATCTCACGTTAGAAATGAATGAAACCTTCCCACAATTCAAATACAACCTTTAACAAATTATTTGGTTTTTGTTGTATCGTGTACGGTTGTGTCTACTGCTGTTGTTTCTGCAGGAGCCGTCTTCTGTTCAATCTTTTGTGTTTTTTTGGCTTCTTCTTTTTTCTTGCCACAACCATAACTCAGCATAAACGTTGGCAAAGCAACCAATAAAGCAACCACCATTAACTTTTTAAACATATTGCCACCTCCTTCCAAGGAATACTATTTCTTGGCAAGCTTTTCGAAACTAATTATTTTTACAGAAACTTCCATAAAATATCCATTGACAAAATATATTGCATTCTATCTAAAATAGCAAGTTAATTTTTTATTAATTGAAATTATTTGCCACATCCTACGATCTTTTTTCGTGAAAGATTCAATTCCTTTCGAATTCCTTCTCAATACACGATTAAAAAGAGTGCACTTAATTCTGGTACAGATAACGTTTGATCTTTTTTGTGGGTGTTTTTTGAAAGGGCTCCGGTTGTTCGAAAATTTGGTGAATTTTTGCAAAACTTGCGACTCTTTTATTCGTATCCCGTTTGAGTTTCTGTAAAAGGGCGTCGATTCTTTCACGAATCTCACGCTCGGAGAGCTTTTCTTTTGCGAATTCCTGATCCAGTACATCATAATCGAGATACACCTTGGCAATAATTTTCCCCTCTCTGCCCAATACCAGCGATTCGGCCACATAAGAGGACTCATTCAGAATTTCTTCGATTTCTTCCGGATAAATGTTTTCTCCGTTGGGACCAACAATCACATTTTTGGATCGGCCTTTGATAAAGAGATAGCCTTCGTCATCCAAATATCCGCGGTCGCCCGTAACCAACCAGCCGTCTTCGGTCAACACTTCCTTTGTTGCATCGGGATTATTAAAATAGCCTTTCATAATGTTTGGCCCTTTGGCATAAATTTCACCCACACCGGTAGACGGATCCGGATCAACAATTTTTAGCGTCACATTTGAAATGGCCGGTCCGGTGGAAGCCACCTTCACTTTTTCAAGGGGATTGGCCGTTAAGAGAGGCGACGCCTCCGTCATCCCGTAGCCGGTCGTGTACGGAATATTGGCTTCCCGCATAAAATATTCCACTTCGGTTCCAATGGCCGCTCCGCCAAAAACAAAAAAGCGCAGCTCCCCGCCAAAAGCTTCCAGTAGCTTTTTGCCTGCCATTTTATGAAGAAGTTTTCGAAATGTGGCAAATTTGTAGATTTCCCGCGTCAGATATTTCTTTTTGATTTCGGCAAGAACCTTTTTCTTGTAGATTTTATCCAT includes the following:
- a CDS encoding long-chain fatty acid--CoA ligase, translating into MGPSLPKQTIREMIYTSFEKFADRNALSMVGDSPFTYLDLKKLVQQISKVLQWKRLKKGDRVAILSENSPLWGAAYLAIVSSGRVAVPILTEFHPTQIHHIIRNSGARLLFTTRKLASKLEDGELGKLECILSLDDSEFTINGYRSSTLTNAIITADSEIKNFEEFPPEEEDLASIIYTSGTTGNSKGVMLTHKNIVSNVVSATKVLTAGPTDRFLSILPLSHAYEGSMGFLAPMYLGSSISYIEGLPTAMTLLPAMQKVKPTIILSVPLIMDKIYKKKVLAEIKKKYLTREIYKFATFRKLLHKMAGKKLLEAFGGELRFFVFGGAAIGTEVEYFMREANIPYTTGYGMTEASPLLTANPLEKVKVASTGPAISNVTLKIVDPDPSTGVGEIYAKGPNIMKGYFNNPDATKEVLTEDGWLVTGDRGYLDDEGYLFIKGRSKNVIVGPNGENIYPEEIEEILNESSYVAESLVLGREGKIIAKVYLDYDVLDQEFAKEKLSEREIRERIDALLQKLKRDTNKRVASFAKIHQIFEQPEPFQKTPTKKIKRYLYQN